From one Triticum aestivum cultivar Chinese Spring chromosome 4B, IWGSC CS RefSeq v2.1, whole genome shotgun sequence genomic stretch:
- the LOC123092638 gene encoding fructose-1,6-bisphosphatase, chloroplastic-like: protein MAAATTTTSRPLLLSRQQAAASSLQCRLPRRPGSSLFAGQGQASTPNVRCMAVVDTASAPAPAAARKRSSYDMITLTTWLLKQEQEGVIDNEMTIVLSSISTACKQIASLVQRAPISNLTGVQGATNVQGEDQKKLDVISNEVFSNCLRWSGRTGVIASEEEDVPVAVEESYSGNYIVVFDPLDGSSNIDAAVSTGSIFGIYSPSDECHIDDDATLDEVTQMCIVNVCQPGSNLLAAGYCMYSSSVIFVLTIGTGVYVFTLDPMYGEFVLTQEKVQIPKSGKIYSFNEGNYALWDDKLKKYMDSLKEPGTSGKPYSARYIGSLVGDFHRTMLYGGIYGYPSDQKSKNGKLRLLYECAPMSFIAEQAGGKGSDGHQRVLDIMPTAVHQRVPLYVGSVEEVEKVEKFLSSE from the exons ATGGCcgccgcgaccaccaccacctcccgcccGCTTCTGCTCTCCCGCCAGCAGGCGGCGGCTAGCTCCCTCCAATGCCGCCTCCCTAGGAGGCCCGGAAGCAGCCTCTTTGCCGGCCAGGGCCAGGCGTCGACTCCGAATGTGCGGTGCATGGCGGTCGTGGACACGgcctcggcgccggcgccggcggcggctagAAAGAGGAGCAGCTACGACATGATCACGCTGACGACGTGGCTGCTGAAGCAGGAGCAGGAGGGGGTCATCGACAACGAGATGACCATCGTGCTGTCCAGCATATCCACGGCGTGCAAGCAGATCGCCTCGTTGGTGCAGCGTGCGCCCATCTCCAACCTCACCGGCGTCCAGGGCGCCACCAACGTGCAGGGCGAGGACCAGAAGAAGCTCGACGTCATCTCGAACGAG GTGTTCTCGAACTGCCTGAGGTGGAGTGGTCGCACCGGCGTGATCGCATCGGAGGAGGAGGACGTGCCGGTGGCGGTGGAGGAGAGCTACTCGGGCAACTACATCGTGGTGTTCGACCCGCTCGACGGCTCCTCCAACATCGACGCCGCCGTCTCCACTGGCTCCATCTTCGGCATCTACAGCCCATCCGACGAGTGCCACATTGACGACGACGCAACC CTTGACGAAGTGacgcagatgtgcatagtgaacgTGTGCCAGCCAGGGAGCAACCTGCTCGCCGCCGGCTACTGCATGTACTCCAGCTCGGTCATCTTCGTGCTCACCATCGGCACCGGGGTGTACGTGTTCACGCTGGACCCGATGTACGGCGAGTTCGTGCTGACGCAGGAGaaggtgcagatcccaaagtcggGCAAGATCTACTCCTTCAACGAGGGCAACTACGCGCTCTGGGACGACAAGCTCAAGAAGTACATGGACAGCCTCAAGGAACCCGGCACCTCCGGCAAGCCCTACTCCGCGCGCTACATCGGCAGCCTCGTCGGCGACTTCCACCGCACCATGCTCTACGGCGGCATCTACGGGTACCCCAGCGACCAGAAGAGCAAGAACGGCAAGCTGCGGCTGCTCTACGAGTGCGCGCCCATGAGCTTCATCGCCGAGCAGGCCGGGGGCAAAGGTTCGGACGGCCACCAGAGGGTACTCGACATCATGCCCACAGCG GTCCATCAGAGAGTGCCTCTGTACGTCGGGAGCGTGGAGGAAGTGGAGAAGGTGGAGAAATTCTTGTCTTCGGAGTAG